A stretch of DNA from Cellulomonas fengjieae:
AACGAGCCGCGGCGATTCGAGTCGCTCGACGGCCTTCGCGGCCTGGCCGCGCTGAGCGTCGTGGCCTACCACGCGATGCTCGCCGTCCCGGCCTTCGCGGCGTTCTACGTGGCAGACGAGACCTCGCCGCCCTCGACTGTCCAGTGGTGGTTCGCGGAGGGGCCGTTGCGCCTGCTCGTCCCGGGCCACGAGGCCGTCCTCGTATTCTTCGCGCTCAGCGGTTTCGTCCTCACGCTGCCGCTGCTGCGGGGTGCGACGACCCTGCGGCACTGGGCGGTGTACTACCCGCGCCGGCTCCTGCGCCTCTACCTGCCGGTGTGGGGGTCGATCGCCGTCGCCGTCGCGCTCGCCCTGCTGGTGCCGCGCGACTCGTCGGCGGACAGCGCCTGGCTCCAGGACCATGCGGACCCGACGGTGCAGAGCACCGTCAGGACGAGCTACCTGCTGCTGGGCACGTCCAGCGTCAACTCGCCGCTGTGGTCGCTCACGTGGGAGGTGTGGTTCTCGCTGCTGCTACCGGTGCTCTGGTTCCTGATCAGGCTGGTCCGCGCGGACCGCTGGTGGCTCCCCGCGATGGCGCTCCTGGTCGCGATCTCGTGCGTCTCGCTCGTCCCCGGGGTCCGCAGCGCGCTGCCGGCCTCCGGGCTCACGGGTGGGCTGCTCGAGTACCTGCCGGTGTTCGGCCTGGGGATGCTCCTCGCGATGAGACTCGACGCCATCAGGGCCTGGGGCGCCCGCGTCCGGTCGTGGTGGCCGTACGTCCTCGGGGCCGCGTTCCTTCTGTGGGTGCCCGGTCTGGGGCCCCGCTTCCCGGACCTCGCACCCGTGTGGCTCGCATGCTCGCTCGTGGGCGTCGTGCTCGTGATGGCCGTCGCGCTGGAGTCGCCACCGGTCCACGCTCTGTTGACCACCCGGTCGCTGGGCTGGGCCGGGTCCCGGTCGTTCAGCATCTACCTGACGCACGAGCCGCTGATCGTCGCGGCGGCGCTGCTGCTCGCGGTGGATGGCTGGCTGCCGTGGATGCTCGTGCTCGTCCCGGTGGTCGCCGTCGTCCTGCTCGTCGGTGAGGGCTTCTACCGCGTGGTCGAGCGTCCCGCGCACCTGGCGTCCCAGGCGACGGGTCGTGCCCTGTCCCGGCGGCTCGGGCTGACACCCCCCGCGGGCACGGCGGCGCCGACGGCCGGCGCGGTGCTCGCGGCCGCCCCGTCGGGCGCAGCTGCGCCGGGACGCGAGCCGTAGGCGGACGGATCTCGAAGTTGGGGCGGGCCACCCGTCTCAGGTAGTCTCTTCAGGTTGCCTCGGCGAGGGACGAAGGACGGTCGGCAAAGTCTGACGACCACCTGCGCTCCGTGATCGACTGGGCGAGCGCCTCCGCGTGCCCGTCCTGCGTCCCGCGTCGAGGCCACCACCACTGTCGAACCTGCGTCGCCCGGCGTCCGCCGCGCACGCCACGCCATCACACCGTCACGTCGGCGACACTGCGCCGACGTCAGCACTGGGGAGTACACGTGTCCGAGATCAAGCTGGTCGCCACCACCCGCACCGAGTTCGGCAAGGGCGCGGCCCGTCGGCTGCGCCGCGCGCACCAGGTTCCGGCCGTCCTGTACGGGCACGGCTCCGACCCGCTGCACGTCGCGCTCCCGGGCCACGAGACGATGCTCGCGGTCAAGCAGGCCAACGCGCTGTTCGCCGTCGAGCTCGACGGCAAGACCACACTGGCCATCACCAAGGACGTCCAGCGCGACGTCGTGAAGAACACGATCGAGCACGTGGACCTGCTCATCGTGACGAAGGGCGAGAAGGTCGCCGTCGACGTCCAGGTCCACGTCGTGGGCGAGTCCTACCCCGGCACGATCCACGTCTTCGAGACGCAGGCGCTGTCGCTCGAGGTGGAGGCCACGCACATCCCCACCGAGGTCCAGGTCTCGATCGAGGGCCTGACCGGTGGTGCCACCATCACCGCCGGCGAGATCCCCCTGCCCGAGGGTGCCACCCTGCTCAGCGACCCGGACCTCACGGTCATCGCGATCAGCGTCCCGCACGCCTCGGCCGAGGACGTCGCGGCCGACGAGGCTGCCGCGGACCTGGCTGCGTCGCAGTCGGCCGCGTCCGCCGCTGCAGCCGAGGCCTGAGCCGCCCAGTAGTCCCGCGACGCCCGGTACCGTTCCTGACGGTGCCGGGCGTCGTCGTGCCCGCCCCGAACCCGCACGAGGAGACCCACCGATGAGCGACGGACCCTGGCTGGTCGTCGGCCTCGGCAACCCCGGACCGCAGTACGCGGGCAACCGGCACAACGTCGGGCAGATGGTGCTCGACGAGCTCGCGCGGCGCACCGGCGTGACGTTCGGCGCGCGCGCGTCGGGCCTGCTGTCGCGCCGGCCGCAGGCCGCCGTCGCGGAGGCCAGGCTCGGGGTGCTGCCCGGTGGCGCCCCGGGGCCGCGCGTGGTGCTCGCCAAGCCGACCACCTACATGAACGTCTCGGGCGGGCCCGTCGCGGCGCTCGCCAAGTACTACGACGTGCCGCTCGAGCGCACGGTGCTGGTGCACGACGAGCTCGACATCCCTTTCGCGGACGTCCGCCTCAAGCGCGGCGGCGGCGAGGGCGGCCACAACGGCCTCCGGGACACGAGCAAGGCGCTGGGCTCCAAGGACTACCTGCGCGTGCGGGTCGGCGTCGGGCGGCCTCCCGGGCGCATGGACCCCGCCGACTACGTGCTCCGGGACTTCGCGAAGAGCGAGCTGAAGGACCTCCCGTGGCTGGTCGACGCGGCCGCCGACGCCGTCGAGCTGCTGATCACCCAGGGGCTCGAGGCCGCGCAGCTGAAGTTCCACACCAAGGCCTGACCAGGCCGTCCGGGGCCGTTCACCGGCCCTTCACCCCTTGGTGGGTGAATCGCCACGAAAAGGGGTGAAATCGGACAGAAGGTGCCCTTACGGTCGAAATCCGCCTATAGCCTCCGTTAGTCACGACGATCGTGTCGAACGGGGGAGCAAGATGACACTGACCGCCGACCGCGGTGCCGACTGGTCCGGAGAGTCGTTCGAGCGCAGACGCGCCTCGACGCAGCCGCGCAGGTCATGGGCGTCGCGCCAGCCGTTCGAGCGTCGCCGCACCCCGCTGAACGCGGACCCGTCGCTGCGCGCGCTCGCCTGGCGCTCGGTCGGTCCCCGGTACGCCGTGGCGACCGCCGGGCTCGACGCGTTCGTCGCGACCGGCGTCGGCGCCGCGCTGCTCGCACCCCACTACTCGTTGGCCCTCGCCGCCGCGCTGGCGGCAGGCGGTGCCGCCGTGTTCGTCGCCTCGGTCGCTCTCGGGCAGGGCTATCGCCGTGAGCTCCTGGGTGACGGACCCCGCGAGTTCCAGTCGGTCCTGCGCTCGTCCGTCGCGCTCGCGATCCTCCTGATGGTCCTCGGCTTCCTGCTGGGTGTCGACGTGCCGCGCGAGCTCGTGCTCGTCGGCGTGCCGGCCCTCGCCGGCCTCGCGTGCCTGGCCCGTCACCTGCACCGGCGGCGGCTGCACGGCATCCGCCGCGACGGGTCCGCGATGATGAGCACGATCCTCGTCGGCGACGAGGGCTCCGCCCGCCGCGTGATCGCCGACCTCGCCCGGGCCGCCCACCACGGGTACCGGGTGGACGGCGT
This window harbors:
- a CDS encoding acyltransferase family protein: MKNEPRRFESLDGLRGLAALSVVAYHAMLAVPAFAAFYVADETSPPSTVQWWFAEGPLRLLVPGHEAVLVFFALSGFVLTLPLLRGATTLRHWAVYYPRRLLRLYLPVWGSIAVAVALALLVPRDSSADSAWLQDHADPTVQSTVRTSYLLLGTSSVNSPLWSLTWEVWFSLLLPVLWFLIRLVRADRWWLPAMALLVAISCVSLVPGVRSALPASGLTGGLLEYLPVFGLGMLLAMRLDAIRAWGARVRSWWPYVLGAAFLLWVPGLGPRFPDLAPVWLACSLVGVVLVMAVALESPPVHALLTTRSLGWAGSRSFSIYLTHEPLIVAAALLLAVDGWLPWMLVLVPVVAVVLLVGEGFYRVVERPAHLASQATGRALSRRLGLTPPAGTAAPTAGAVLAAAPSGAAAPGREP
- a CDS encoding 50S ribosomal protein L25/general stress protein Ctc, which encodes MSEIKLVATTRTEFGKGAARRLRRAHQVPAVLYGHGSDPLHVALPGHETMLAVKQANALFAVELDGKTTLAITKDVQRDVVKNTIEHVDLLIVTKGEKVAVDVQVHVVGESYPGTIHVFETQALSLEVEATHIPTEVQVSIEGLTGGATITAGEIPLPEGATLLSDPDLTVIAISVPHASAEDVAADEAAADLAASQSAASAAAAEA
- the pth gene encoding aminoacyl-tRNA hydrolase → MSDGPWLVVGLGNPGPQYAGNRHNVGQMVLDELARRTGVTFGARASGLLSRRPQAAVAEARLGVLPGGAPGPRVVLAKPTTYMNVSGGPVAALAKYYDVPLERTVLVHDELDIPFADVRLKRGGGEGGHNGLRDTSKALGSKDYLRVRVGVGRPPGRMDPADYVLRDFAKSELKDLPWLVDAAADAVELLITQGLEAAQLKFHTKA